Proteins from one Porites lutea chromosome 3, jaPorLute2.1, whole genome shotgun sequence genomic window:
- the LOC140931317 gene encoding putative beta-lactamase-like 1 has product MDKVIWQRGFGVMNNSETIKRKPTSKTIFPIASVSKVLTTLMLYKLYSQRFVRSLDDPVTTYQFDFSVKNPFNNAPITLRQLASHRSGLPREAPCFPDTKDNLCPYTQDQMIQRLKNTTLLKEPGKEPQYSNLGFALLGQVLGTRFGRIGGGFEEWMRDNLLFTLGMTDTTFNLDASLKQSIPVGYLSKKGEFHRVLEWGWLNPGGGAFSTVADLAKLEIALFREGSSNRYLPRRYTDLFFAPGYILPDGRGDVVGTPWEMKILDDMVIREKRGYVYGYDSIVSILPEMKVAMNILCTNCGDLANRVKSTFTTKILPAFKEALNNVQIQKIVNPPDTKPFLGVFLVDGLPGINHMEAKIKEEHIHFFVNGLRDYFILNYTQPETFKIIIPANFPCATTFTLGVNQDLVVYDSPSKVDGLSDRFTMYGAHPSGRTYFYRNRTSSST; this is encoded by the exons ACGTTAATGCTGTACAAGTTATACAGTCAAAGGTTCGTTAGATCTCTTGATGATCCGGTGACCACCTATCAATTTGACTTTTCTGTGAAAAATCCTTTTAATAACGCACCAATTACTTTAAG ACAGCTTGCATCGCATCGTTCAGGTCTACCAAGGGAGGCGCCATGTTTTCCAGATACAAAGGATAATCTCTGTCCTTATACTCAAGATCAGATGATACAAAGACTGAAGAATACAACTCTACTAAAAGAACCTGGAAAAGAACCTCAGTACAG TAACCTGGGTTTTGCACTACTCGGCCAAGTACTGGGTACAAGGTTTGGCAGAATTGGTGGCGGGTTTGAAGAATGGATGAGAGACAATTTGTTATTCACCCTTGGAATGACAGATACAACCTTCAATTTGGATGCGAG TCTTAAGCAGAGTATTCCAGTTGGCTACTTAAGCAAGAAAGGAGAATTCCACCGTGTTCTAGAATGGGGCTGGTTAAATCCAGGCGGTGGTGCATTCTCCACTGTAGCAGATCTAGCTAAG CTGGAGATAGCTCTTTTCAGAGAAGGATCAAGCAACAGATATCTGCCTAGACGGTATACGGATTTATTTTTTGCGCCAG GTTACATTCTTCCAGATGGAAGAGGTGATGTTGTTGGAACGCCATGGGAAATGAAAATACTCGATGACATGGTTATAAGAGAGAAAAGGGGCTACGTTTATGGCTATGATTCAATTGTTTCAATACTTCCAGAGATGAAAGTTG CGATGAACATCTTGTGTACAAACTGCGGAGATCTCGCCAATAGAGTGAAAAGCACTTTTACCACCAAGATCCTCCCCGCATTTAAGGAAGCTCTGAATAATGTCCAAATACAG AAAATTGTGAACCCTCCCGATACAAAGCCATTTCTTGGAGTTTTCCTAGTTGACGGACTCCCTGGTATAAATCATATGGAAGCAAAGATAAAGGAAGAACACATCCATTTTTTTGTCAACGGCCTCCgcgattatttcattttaaactaCACACAGCCAGAAACATTCAAAATCATTATCCCAGCAAATTTTCCTTGCGCCACTACCTTTACTCTTGGAGTAAATCAAGACCTTGTCGTGTACGATAGTCCTTCGAAGGTGGATGGGCTCTCTGACAGGTTTACAATGTATGGCGCACATCCAAGTGGAAGAACGTACTTCTACAGAAATCGGACGTCTAGCTCTACGTGA